In Crinalium epipsammum PCC 9333, the genomic window ACCATCCAATTCAGAAGCTAATTTTAAGTAAAGTGTCTGAATTGCTGCGGATGCCTGGAGAAGAATTTATCGCAGTACATGATGACTGTGGCGCTCCTACTTATTTGATGCAGATGGGGCAAATAGCTTCCCTCTATGCTCACTTATCTTCTGGTGAAAATTTAGACTTAGAGCGGATTGTGCGTGCCATGACTCATCATCCTGCATTGGTGGCAGGAGAAGGGGAATTTGATACGCGCCTGATGGAATTAACAGAGGGAGAATTGGTAAGTAAAGCTGGAGCCGAAGGAATTCAGTGTATTGGTAGAGTTGGCGAAGGCATGGGTTTGGCGATTAAAGTAATCGACGGAGCCAAACGCGCTAAGTATGCTGTAGCAATCCACTTACTTCAGCAGATGGGCTGGATTAGTCCAACCGTTGCTGAAAGCCTTTCAGAGACGTTTATCAGCCTCGGAAGATTTAAGCGTTTAGAAGTAATTGGAGAACTTTCGCTTTTATAGTTGCCAAATCAGGAATGTTATGGTTATACTATAGAAGACGACGCGGGATAGAGCAGCCTGGTAGCTCGTCGGGCTCATAACCCGAAGGTCAGTGGTTCAAATCCACTTCCCGCTACCAAATAAATTAAAACCCTGTAATCAAGAGATTGCAGGGTTTTTGTTTTATTAAAAGAGAATTCAGGATCATGTAGAGACGCGAAATTTCGCGTCTCTACCCCTATTGATTTTTGAAGTCAAAAAGAAAAGTCCATGACGTTGAAAATCTCTGACGCTAACATATCAAAACCTGTTGTAGGCGGTCTGGTGCAGCGCCTTGTTCGACCGCCGTTGATACATTACGGCGGATGTGGTGGACTGCCTCCATCGTCAATCACCAGAACTTTGAAGCCAAACGATTCCACAAGAGCCTGCATACAACCTGTGCCGCCATATGGATAAGCATGGGCGTAAAAATTAAGACGCGCCGTATTCAGGCTTACTTTTTCGCATGACAGCAAAGAGAACTCGCCGTTTTTGAACGCATCAATCATTGAGCCAAAATCCCAGCCGCAATTTAGCGACGGGTCTGTCCAGAGAGCATCTTCTTCAGGCGTTGACCATACAAAATACTTGCGTGCCTCTTCGTCAAACAAAGACAAATATTGCTCGTCGTCACTTATATTATCTTCATCTTTATCCATTTTGAGTTGGTTAAAAACTCTTTGTAAATCTTCAAATCTCTTATCATCGGTAACGGCAAACTCAATATATTCGCTCACCTATTTAATCCCAATTATCATTGGCTTAGAAAAGATTACAATTTTACTATAAAAAAATGTGTTTTTATGACTCAAGCAATTAATAACTCACAACTCATGCTCAATGAATTTCAAAATTTATCTGCCGCTCAACAGCAGGAAGTAATTGATTTTATACAGTTTCTGCAATATAAAGCAGCACAAAAGAATGTGTCAGAACTCCGACGTATTTCTGCTTATGAAGCAGCCCAACAGTGGGCGGGATGTGTTGATAGTGGATTAGGCGACCTTTCGACTAATAAAGATTATTTAGAGGGATTTGGTAAATCGTGAAGTCAAAGGTAATTTTAGATACAAGTCCTTTAGTAGCTTTTATTGATCAAGGTGATAACTTTCATGGTTGGGCGATAGAAACTTGGAAAAGTCTCGCAATACCTTTATTTACTTGTGAGGCGGTAATTGCTGAATCGTGTTTTTTACTACGGCGAACTTACGGCGGACAGGATGCTGTTATGTCAATGCTGGAGGCTGGAGTAATTAAAATACCATTTCATCTAGATGATGAAATAGGAACTATCCGCGAGTTAATGAGAAGATATCAGAATGTACCAATGGCTTTGGCTGATGCGTGTTTGGTAAGGATGAGTGAGTTAATAGAAGGCAGTGAGGTATTAACTTTAGATAGTGATTTTAGGATTTATCGCAAGAATAAGAATGAGGTAATTGATCTGATTATGTCTGATAAGTTATGAACTTTTTCTCCCTCCTCTCCCCTCCCTTCTTCGGCTATACCTAGCTCCGCATACGTGAACACCGATCTGTACGATCGCACTATCCTTTCTACAATGACCTTAGTAGAACAAATTTATATAAAAAATTACTAGGGAGGTTATAGGGAAGTATGCAACCAACTAATCCTAATCAATTTACCGAAAAAGCCTGGGAAGCGATCGCACGTACCCCAGATGTGGTTAAGCAAGCGAGTCAGCAACAAATTGAAGCTGAACACCTGATGAAGGCGCTGCTAGAACAAGAAGGACTAGCCAGCAGCATATTTACCAAAGCTGGTGTAAGTATCCAGCGCGTGCGAGATTTTGCGGAGCAATTTATTCAGCGTAATCCTAAAGTATCAGGTAGTGGCAGTTCTGTTTATTTAGGGCGTAGTCTTGATGCACTCCTGGATCGGGCTGAAGCGTATCGTAAAGAGTATGGAGATGACTTCATCTCGATTGAACATCTGATGTTAGCTTATGCCAAAGATGACCGCTTTGGTAAAGCTTTATTCCAGGAATTTAAACTTGATGAAGCGAAACTCAAAAATATCATCACCCAAATTCGCGGGAGTCAAAAAGTGACTGACCAAAATCCAGAAGGCAAATACGAATCGCTGGAAAAATACGGGCGTGACCTGACACAATATGCCCGTGAAGGTAAACTTGATCCAGTAATTGGGCGAGATGATGAGATTCGCCGCACCATCCAAATTCTATCCCGTCGCACTAAGAATAACCCTGTGCTAATTGGAGAACCAGGGGTTGGTAAAACTGCGATCGCAGAAGGACTCGCACAACGGATTATAAGTGGAGATGTACCGCAATCTTTGCGCGATCGCAAGTTAATTGCCTTAGATATGGGCGCTTTAATTGCTGGTGCTAAGTTTCGCGGTGAATTTGAAGAACGCTTAAAAGCTGTACTTAAGGAAATTACCGATTCTCAAGGCAAAATCGTCCTATTTATAGATGAAATTCACACCGTTGTCGGTGCTGGCGCTACTCAAGGTGCAATGGATGCCAGCAACTTGTTAAAGCCGATGTTAGCGCGGGGTGAATTGCGTTGTATTGGTGCAACAACTTTAGATGAATACCGCAAATATATTGAGAAGGATGCAGCTTTAGAGCGTCGCTTCCAACAAGTATTTGTGGATCAGCCAAGCGTCGAAGATACGATTTCAATTTTGCGGGGTTTAAAAGAACGCTACGAAGTTCATCACGGGGTAAGGATTTCCGATAATTCCTTAGTAGCAGCCGCAACTTTATCTACTAGATATATTAGCGATCGCTTCTTACCAGATAAAGCAATTGACTTGGTAGACGAAGCTGCTGCAAGGTTAAAAATGGAGATTACCTCCAAACCTGAAGAACTTGACGAAATTGACCGGAAGATTTTGCAGCTAGAAATGGAGCGTTTATCGCTGCAAAAAGAAAGTAATCCCGCTTCCAAAGAACGGTTAGAAAGATTAGAAAAAGAACTCGCTGATTTCAAGGAAGAACAGCGCACGTTAAACGGTCAATGGCAGTCTGAAAAAGATGTTATCAACAAAATTCAGTCGATAAAAGAAGAAATCGACAAAGTTAATATTGAGATCCAACAAGCTGAACGCGATTACGATCTCAATAAAGCAGCAGAACTCAAATACGGTACATTGACCGAACTGCACCGCAAATTAGAAGATGCTGAAAGAAACCTCGCAGAAGCTCAAACCAGTGGTAAATCTCTGTTGCGAGAAGAAGTTACTGAATCGGATATTGCGGAAATTATCTCTAAATGGACTGGGATTCCAATTAGCAAATTAGTGGCATCTGAGATAGAAAAACTCTTACATTTAGAAGATGAACTGCACGAACGGGTAGTTGGACAACATGAAGCGGTGACTGCGGTTGCAGATGCGATTCAAAGATCCCGTGCTGGGTTAGCTGATCCTAATCGTCCCACTGCTAGTTTTATCTTCCTTGGCCCTACAGGGGTAGGTAAAACAGAACTGGGAAAAGCACTTGCTGCTTACCTGTTCGATACGGAAGACGCTTTAGTGCGGATAGATATGTCCGAATATATGGAGAAACACGCCGTTTCTAGATTAATTGGTGCGCCTCCAGGGTATGTCGGTTATGAAGAAGGCGGTCAACTAACTGAAGCTATCCGTCGTCGTCCTTATTCAGTCATCTTATTTGATGAAATTGAAAAAGCACACCCCGATGTTTTCAACGTAATGTTGCAAATTCTTGATGATGGTCGAGTTACAGATTCTCAAGGTCGTACTGTTGACTTTAAGAATACGATTATCATTATGACCAGTAATATTGGATCGCAATTTATCTTAGATATTGCTGGTGATGAAACCCGCTATGAAGAAATGCGGAGTCGGGTGATGGATGCGATGCGGAATAGTTTCCGTCCAGAATTTCTCAACCGAATTGATGAAATTATTATCTTCCACGGTTTGAGTAAAGCTGAACTGCGGTATATTGTGCAGTTACAGATTAAGCGGTTACAGGAAAGATTGCGCGATCGCAAGATGTCTTTAAAACTTTCTGAATCTGCCTTAGACTTCTTAGCAGAGGTGGGATATGACCCTGTATATGGTGCGCGTCCACTGAAGCGGGCGATTCAACGAGAATTAGAAACCCAAATTGCTAAGAGTATCTTACGAGGTGACTTTAACGACGGTGACACCATCTATGTAGATGTGGAAAATGAGCGTCTTGCTTTCAAGCGTTTACCCGCAGAGTTACTAACTGCACAATCAAGTTAATTTAGCATTGTTGCCGTTAGCTTTTACTTTTGGGCGCACATATAATTAATGCGCGCCTTTACAATTTGATTGCACTTTGCCTAAAAAACCAAAATGCTTGAAATTCACAAATATTATGTTTTTGACGAAAATCAGCAACCTATTGCTGTACAAATTTCCATTTCTGAATTTACTCAAATTGAGGAAATTCTAGAAAACTATGGTTTAGTCAAATTGATGGAGTCAGCAGAAGATAACGAACGACTATCTAAAACTCAAGCTTTACAATATTATCGATCGCTAAAAGGTAAGAATGTGGACAATTAAATTAAATATACTAACACAGCAACAGTAGAGACGCGATATATCGCGTCTCTACATTATTTAGAACTTTCTACAGAGGAATCTGTAATTACTAAATTAGTTGATGTATTGATTGCCTTAAGGGAAGTCTTTTGAAAAGGATTGTGAAAAAACGACCCCGTTTGAGGTGGTAGTGTCGGATCTAGAACAATTTCCGCCAGACTCTTAAATACACCTGTAAGTGGAATTGCTAAAATTACGCCTAATATTCCACCTAATTTTGCTCCTAGTAGTAATGACACAAATATTATTACAGGTGATAAACCTGTCAGATTACCCATTATACGGGGAGCTACTAAATTATCTTTAACTTGTTGCAGTGCGATCGCAACTACTAAAACTTTTAAAGCTAACCACCAGTTAATAAAAACAACTATAACTGTGACTATAGCAATTCCTAAAGTTGCTCCTATAAATGGAATAATTTCCATTATTCCTATAATAACAGCAAATAATAAAAAGAAGGGAACTTGTAAAAAAAAGAAAGCTGGTGTTAATGCTACTGACATAAATAAACCTAGCAACAGTTGCCCTGTAACAAACCTTTGCAAATTTCTGGCAAGCGTATCTGTTAAACTTGATTGAATTAGAGGAGAGAAAATACCTGTAAAATTCTGCCAAACTCTTTCAGCATCAATCAACATATAAAAAGAAATCACCAAAACTAAAATAAAGTCCAAAAATCCATTAAATGTACCTAAAACTAAGCCAAAACCTGTTGAAGTAAGTGTTGAAGCTAGGGTTTGTAATCGAGCTAATAGTTGAGAAGCCAGTATTGGTACATCAAATGGTAAGTTACGCTCTACACTCCAGCTTTGAAATAGAGATAATTGTTGTCTGGCTGAATCTAATAGAGATGGAAAATTAGTTAATAATTGTCCTGCTTGGTTAAACACAGGTGGTACTACAGTTAAAGCAATGAGTACTACAACTACTCCAGCTAATAGATAGACCAGTAATGCTGCTATACTTCTTGGTAGAAATGGCTCTAAAATAACAACAGCATAGTTGAGTAAAAAAGCGATTAGCCCTGCCGTCAGTAAAATACTAATCAGTTCACCAACATAGCTTAACGTTAAAACTGTCAACCATCCAGTTAATAAAATTAGCGACCATGTGATCAGGAATTGCTGGAAAGGGGAAAAATATCGGTTCATTGCTCTAATTCAGATATATCTTAATCAATGTGCTGATAACTTTTATATAAATTATGGAATGAATAAGCGTCAAGTTAAATTTTCAAGGATATATTTTTAATTATGACTTAAAATTTCAACGTCCCAGCTTTTAGGAAATTAATTGCTTTAAATTATTAACAACTTCAAGAAGCTGCTGCGGATGCTCGATTAAATAATCTGGGTTTTGATTACTTAATATTTGTTGAGAATTAAACCCCCAGCTAACTGCAACTACTTGAATATTACTTTTTTTTGCAGCCTCTATATCTCTGGTTTCATCTCCCACATATATAACATCTGATAAATGGAGATTTTGTTGAGTCAGCACATTATTAATCACTTTGTTTTTCCCAAAAATTGTAGTGCCTGAACAAATAAAACTAAAAATTTGATCTAATTGATTATTTTCTAAAAATAATTGAACATTGTCTTGGGAGTTTGAAGTAATAATACCTAACTGGTTGCCCTGAGATTTTAGCTCCAGCAATGCTTCTTTCATTCCTGCAATTGGTTTAACTAATTTAATGTCTTTATGTAATTCTTTTTTAATTCTTCTCAAAATAAATGGCAGTTTCCAAATAGAAACACCTGCTTGATAAATAATTTCTCTAGTGGTTAAATTCCTAAAAACATCAATATCTTCTGGACTAACTGATTTATATCCAAATTCTTGAGATAAACGCTGAATAATATTAATCAACGGCTCAAATGTATCAGCAATAGTACCATCAAAATCAAAAATTATTAGTTTCACGGTTATTGATGTGTATAGATGTCAATTTTGTAAACATACTGTATTTTGGAGCCAGTATCCTTTTTTTAGATAAATCTCATAATAATAATGGATAAGGATTAGTCAGCTAGTCGTCAAATGGGGTTTGAAGTGTTGCCAAATTAGCTTTAGCATTGCGTCGGAGCATTTCTGGTTTAATCCGTCGCAGGGCGGATGCTGTAAATCTTTGATTCCACTCTGCATCAGAGATTTCTGCTAATTCGGTGAGGCGAGGTGCAATATTTGCAGGATAAGGTTGAAAATCTGCTACATCTGTGTTTTTGGCAAAACGTTGATTCCAGGGGCAAACATCTTGACAAATATCACATCCTGCAATCCATCCTTGTAAATGAGGCGCGATCGCATCTGGCAATTCTTCCGCCCGATTTTCAATTGTATGATATGCAATGCAACGATTAGCATCTATTACAAAAGGGTATCCCTGCGCGTCATCCTGCGCGACAGCACGAATCGCATTTGTAGGACAAGCCTCAATACAACGAGTACAATTACCGCAGTGGTGCGTGTGCGGCGTATCTGCTGTCAACTCTAAATTAGTCAGCACTTCCCCTAAAAATACCCAAGAGCCAAATTCTCTAGTAATTACATTTCCATTCTTAGCAATCCAACCAATTCCTGCACGTTGCGCCCAAACTTTATCCTGCACTGGCGCAGTATCAGCATAGTAACGAGCTTGAATACCTTCACTTTGCTCTTGCAGCCAATTAGATAACGCTTTGAGCTTTTTATGTAAAACCTTATGATAATCCCTTCCCCAACCATAGCGGGAAATTTTGCCATATTCTCGACTTTCTGGGCGCTGGTGAGGAGTGTAATAATTGAGAGCAACACAAATTACTGATTTCACCTCTGGCATTAGCAAGTGGATATCGTGACGCTTGGGGTTTGCCATCCATTCCATATCGGCGTGATAGCCTAGCGCCATCCATGCTTGCAATCGCTGTACTTCTACGCCATTAGTAGCGTTAGCATCGGCAATTCCTACCTGATGGAATCCTAACTCTAGGGCTTTTTGCTTAATTTCATCGCTGCTAACTAACACTTTTTTCGGCAATTACTTGAGAGCGCATTTGATCGGGATATCTATTATACAAGTAGAGACGCGATATATCGCGTCTCTACATCTCAGGCAACCAATCAGAATTGACAGAAAGTGTTTTCGTCAGCAAAGGGTGATTCAATTAAGTTAGATTAATATTCTTATCCTAAAAAGGAATTTGTGATAGTTTCTTCTTGAGTAAAAGGAGACTCTTGGGGAAAGAAGTTTAATTTAATTTTTGTTTCTTCGGAGGCTTTAAGACGAGCTTTTTGATAACAATCATTAAATATTTCTTCAACTAAAGGTTTTAAACTAGGACTATCTTCAAGTAATACTTCAATAGAGATACGTTGTTCAGTAATTGTACTCCGCCAGCTTTCACTACGCTTTTTTGGTTGATACTGCCATTTGAGGAGGTGCATTAATAATATAATTAAACGGCTTTTTAACTCCCGTTTTTCACTTCTTCCCATGCTTTCAATTTCTTCAATGAGATTAGGGATATCTATTTCATGTAATTTATGTTCTTTTAACTGTTGAGCAGTTGTTTGTGTCCATAAATAAAAGTCTTGATCGTATAGAGTATTGGGTGTTGAGATAGCTTGATTAAGCATACATAACTCCTTTTTAACCCACTATAAATATTATCTTATGGCATTAGGTCAGAAAATTAAGGTTGGATTATATAAGTTTTACGGAAATTTTACAAAAATATTCTGCAAAATCCCTCTAGAAGAGTAGGTATTAGCTGGCAATTCTATTGAATAATAAATCAATATTTTACAAATAATTTTATGACACTTGCTGAAGACTTACCCCTAACTACTGAATCTGCCTCTGTTACTGAAATAAAGATTGAAGGAATTACAGAACCAGTATTGGTGCGTTACTTTGAAACCTTAAACGCGGGTGATTTTCAGGCGACAGCAGCTTTATTTGCCCCACAGGGGACAATGTATCCGCCATTTGAGGAACCAAAGGTAGGTAAAGATGCGATCGCAGCTTACTTAGAAGCAGAAGCCCAAGGAATGATTCTATCTCCCAACCAAGGCATTGCTGAAACTTTAGAAGATGGCTTAATTGATATTAAAGTTAGTGGTAAGGTTCAAACTCGCTGGTTTGGAGTGAATGTTTCCTGGTCTTTTGTCATCAATTCCGAGCGAGAAATTCTTGAAGCTACTATTAAATTATTAGCTTCTCCTCAAGAGTTACTAAGCATGAAGAAATAGCTATCTATTACCGAAAGAATGACGGCTTTGGGCTGCCCGTCTTTAGGATAAGTTGTTTTATGAATTAGAGGATTTTGGTGCTTCAGGCAAATTTACTTCTAGCTTGAGACAGTTGCGCCCATTTACTTGTAGACGGTATTCCACTCGATCCATTAACCGATTCATAATTAACCAACCATAGCCGTTTTCCTGTTTATCATCAGGATTTGGTGGGAGATAGCTAGAAAGATCAAATCCTTTGCCATGATCCCAAATTTCTAAGGCAAGGTCACGATCTTTTAACTCTAAACGAATTAATACAGGTAAATTTGGTTGGTTTTTATGGGCGTGGCGCACTACATTTGAGTAGGCTTCTACCAAAACTAATCTTAAACGATTTGCTTGGCGTGTCCAATCAACAGATTCCCCTAGTTCAGCTTCTAAACTGCCTAGCAGCCAGTGTTCTACAATTGCTAAAAACTTTAAATCGCTAGGTATATGTAACTCTGTTTTCATATCCACTTAAGAAACCTCTAAAGAAAGTATAGTTTGATCGTCTTCCTGAATATTATTGGTATGTTCTCGTAGACGAGCTAATAAATTATTCAAACTAAAAGTTATTGGCTCTTTAATTAATAGTTCCCAAAGTCCCTCTTGTTTGAGCATTGAACCAGTACTTAGTTCAATGCTAGTTTGCTCTCCTGCTGCCAATGCTATCGGCTCAGTAATTGTTGCTTCAGTAATACCATCGCTAGTCAAGAGGAAGATTTCACCGGAATTTAATATTATATGTCCCACTGCTCGTTTCCATATCGGTAAAATCCCTAATGGAATACTTCGCACCTTCAGAAAATCGGGTTCAACTTTAACACATTCTGAGGATTCCTTTTGTTGAACTACTGTTTGGTGAGACCAAATTAAAGGGTAAATGTGACCAGCATTAGCATAGGCTAACTCCTTTGTGGTTGGGGTATAACGCGCCAGCACCATTGTAATAAAGCAGTTGTTGCTAACTAAATCGTCAGACATGATGGCGTTGAGATTTTGCATCACTACATCTGGCTCTGGAGATATTTCTTGAGCTAGTTCCCGCCGTAAGACTGAAATGGCACTTGCCATAAATAATGCTGCTGGTACTCCTTTACCAGATACATCGCCTACAGCTAACCAAATATCACCTTGAGGATGGAAATAAACTTCAAAAAAATCACCGCCAACTTCTCTAGCTGCGTAACAGCAAGCTTGCACTCGCAAACCTTCAACTTCGGGCCAACTTTGACGTAGTAGGTTATTTTGGATTTGACGAGCAACTGCTAGTTCAGCTATCATTTGCTCGGCTTGCTCTTGGGTACGCTGATAGAGTTTTGCTTGGGAAATAGCTAGGGCAGCTTGCTCTGTGACACCTTCTATTAGTTGTACTTCTTCTGGTGACCAGGGAGGAGAGTTAACGTACTGATAAATAAACAAAACTGCCAGTAGTTGCTGCTGATAAATCAGGGGGACAATTAGCTGAGTATATTGGTTGTCGTTGTCCTCAATGTGAATAATTTGTGTCTGGGTGTTTCCCAATACGTCTTGCATCTGCACTTCTGCCTGGGAAGGTAGTTCAGTCCCTGTCGCGTCTGGTGCATAGAAGGAAAAAGCCTCTGGGGTGATGCGATCGCTCTCTACTGGTCTTAAAATACAACCTGTTGCTTTGAATGTTTGACCAATTGTATTCACAATAGTTTGTAGCATACTGCGATAGTCTAAAGACTCCCGAATCGCAGTTGTAACAGCATTAAATAAGGATTCTCTCTGGAGCGCACGCCGCAGTTCATCTGTCCTGCGCTTTAATACTTTGTAGGTTTCTGCTGCTTGTTGGACAATGCCTTTTAATTTATCTGGATTCCAAGGCTTAGTAATGTATTTAAATACCTTGCCTGAGTTGATCGCATCTACCAAATCGTCAACATCAGTATAACCAGTTAACAAGATCCGAATTGTCTCTGGAAACTGTTCAGCTGTTTGACCCAAAAATTCTGTGCCGTTCATCTGGGGCATACGCTGATCGGAAATAATCACAGCCATTTCCCCTTCAGTTTCCAGCACTTTCAAAGCACTCAAACCACTATCGGCTTTATAAACGCGAAAATCACGCCTAAACGTTCGGTATAACAAATCCAAGTTGTCAGACTCGTCATCAACTACCATCAACTTGAGTTTTTTTTGATCTACCTGACTCATGCGATCGCTCCACTTCCAAATTGCTCAAATACAATGAACAATTAACAATTAACAATTACCGAGCTAGAAACACGACGAATACTTTGATCAGCAATAGTTGATCTATTTTCAAGAAGATTTATTAAATTAATTTAGAGAATACAGGGCTTGTATAGTCAAGCCCTTACTGCTATAGTCAAGCACTCATTTTTAAGTTCGTGTCAATCAATCAAAGTTGAAAATGCCCTAATTTAAGGCATTCCCAAATAATTTATCCAACTAAGCCAGATCTTAAAGCACGTACAGCAGCTTGAGTACGGTCATCAGCACAGAGCTTGTTTAAGATGTTGCGGACATGAGTTTTGACAGTTCCGACTGTGATGAATAATTTCTCAGCAATTGTGGCATTGCTGCAACCTTCAACAATCAGTTGTAAAACTTCTAATTCCCGTTCGGTGAGAGGATAAGCTTCAATTAACTGACTGTATTCTGGCTCAGAAGCATTAATCGTAACTGTTTTATTCAATGCTGCTGGTTCGACTGCTTGCTGGTTACTTTTTGTCTGCTTGAGGACAATTCGAGCGATCGCGGGATCAATCCAAGCGTTGCCTTCGTTTGTTACTTGCAGTGCTTCTAGCAAGTTATCAAAGCTGATATTCTTCATGCAGTAGGAGTCTGCCCCAGCAGCGAAGGCAGCTAAAACTGCATCTTCGTTGTCTTGTAACGTCAACACCAAAATTTTTGTGGGCGTATCTTCGTTGCTTTCCTTGAATTTTTTAAATTGCCGAGTTAATTCAATTCCGTCTATATCTGGCAAGCCAATATCAACAATGGCAACGTCCGGTTTAGAGGTTTCCAGCAATTTTAGACCTTCTGAACCATTGGCAGCTTCGCCAACAAATTCAATCTCGCCACGCTGTTGCAAAGCTGTTCTAATGCCAACCCGCGTTAGATCGTGGTCTTCAATCAGGGCTACTCGAATTGTACTCATAGTCAATGTTCCACGCTTTCCGATTCAAAAACTTTTTAAATAGAGTGTATAAGCTTTTGGCAATTACGTTAAATCAAGTCCACCCATTGGCAGTTGAATTAGTTTTGGCTTAGTGGATAAATTCAAAGAGATACATTTTGCGCGAATCTTGCTATTAGCATCAACTTATGATCCAAAAAACGCTGGTTTGCCTGGAGACGAGCCAAGATTAATTACGGGTTTTTATTTCCAGCAATTAATCTTTAAGCGATATACACCATTGCGATCGCTCTTTAGG contains:
- a CDS encoding ATP-binding protein, whose translation is MKTELHIPSDLKFLAIVEHWLLGSLEAELGESVDWTRQANRLRLVLVEAYSNVVRHAHKNQPNLPVLIRLELKDRDLALEIWDHGKGFDLSSYLPPNPDDKQENGYGWLIMNRLMDRVEYRLQVNGRNCLKLEVNLPEAPKSSNS
- a CDS encoding SpoIIE family protein phosphatase, which produces MSQVDQKKLKLMVVDDESDNLDLLYRTFRRDFRVYKADSGLSALKVLETEGEMAVIISDQRMPQMNGTEFLGQTAEQFPETIRILLTGYTDVDDLVDAINSGKVFKYITKPWNPDKLKGIVQQAAETYKVLKRRTDELRRALQRESLFNAVTTAIRESLDYRSMLQTIVNTIGQTFKATGCILRPVESDRITPEAFSFYAPDATGTELPSQAEVQMQDVLGNTQTQIIHIEDNDNQYTQLIVPLIYQQQLLAVLFIYQYVNSPPWSPEEVQLIEGVTEQAALAISQAKLYQRTQEQAEQMIAELAVARQIQNNLLRQSWPEVEGLRVQACCYAAREVGGDFFEVYFHPQGDIWLAVGDVSGKGVPAALFMASAISVLRRELAQEISPEPDVVMQNLNAIMSDDLVSNNCFITMVLARYTPTTKELAYANAGHIYPLIWSHQTVVQQKESSECVKVEPDFLKVRSIPLGILPIWKRAVGHIILNSGEIFLLTSDGITEATITEPIALAAGEQTSIELSTGSMLKQEGLWELLIKEPITFSLNNLLARLREHTNNIQEDDQTILSLEVS
- a CDS encoding response regulator transcription factor, producing MSTIRVALIEDHDLTRVGIRTALQQRGEIEFVGEAANGSEGLKLLETSKPDVAIVDIGLPDIDGIELTRQFKKFKESNEDTPTKILVLTLQDNEDAVLAAFAAGADSYCMKNISFDNLLEALQVTNEGNAWIDPAIARIVLKQTKSNQQAVEPAALNKTVTINASEPEYSQLIEAYPLTERELEVLQLIVEGCSNATIAEKLFITVGTVKTHVRNILNKLCADDRTQAAVRALRSGLVG